In a genomic window of Thermogemmata fonticola:
- a CDS encoding tyrosine-type recombinase/integrase, translating to MPSLFRPKAKPKGKPTRTSSVWFIRYWCPIRRRSHAISTRCRNRKNAERCLREFCNLLERGEVGLENPFLVRLRQEREKQSSDRREIEACLTAFEVDLRAGRIRKRGRRQAVGEGYADTTMARIRRITTGCGVKTIDQLTVEMVNAFLDRCQANGTIRTNQTRKHHERAIKAFTRWGQTTERLDRDSLSRLDVTYVDEERDVVHTRSEFTLEEMTRIIQAATGAAPLAGLTGRQRALLYAFAASTGFRARECAAIRRQDFTEDFAFVTLSGLFTKNRKRATLPIPPGLREVLAEYAAKLAPDEFLWPCGWKQNEKREWVPDGWIKDGRAGDFLRADAALVGIVIGRKGKEANGGRVLDFHSFRHTYISNLERADVTDGLRGQLSRATAQVVERYTHRELGRLAEVAQRLPTPDLSALKNKPA from the coding sequence ATGCCAAGTCTTTTCCGACCGAAAGCCAAGCCGAAGGGCAAGCCGACCCGCACATCGAGCGTGTGGTTCATTCGGTACTGGTGCCCTATCCGCCGACGCTCCCACGCCATCTCGACCCGCTGCCGCAACCGGAAGAACGCCGAACGATGCCTGCGGGAGTTCTGCAACCTGCTGGAGCGGGGAGAGGTCGGGCTGGAGAACCCGTTCCTGGTGCGGTTGCGGCAGGAGAGGGAGAAACAGTCGTCTGACCGGCGAGAGATCGAAGCCTGCCTGACTGCCTTCGAGGTTGATCTGCGAGCCGGGAGAATCCGCAAGCGGGGCCGGCGACAGGCGGTTGGCGAGGGCTATGCGGACACCACGATGGCCCGCATCCGCCGCATCACCACCGGCTGCGGCGTCAAGACCATCGACCAGCTAACTGTTGAGATGGTCAACGCTTTCCTCGACCGCTGCCAGGCGAACGGGACGATCCGAACGAACCAGACCAGAAAGCACCACGAGCGAGCGATCAAGGCATTCACACGATGGGGCCAGACCACGGAACGGCTCGACCGGGACTCCCTGAGCCGGCTGGACGTGACCTACGTGGACGAGGAGCGAGACGTGGTACACACCCGTAGCGAGTTCACGCTGGAGGAGATGACCCGGATTATTCAGGCCGCGACCGGGGCAGCCCCGCTGGCCGGACTGACGGGCCGGCAGCGGGCGTTGCTCTACGCCTTCGCAGCCAGCACCGGGTTTCGGGCACGCGAGTGTGCCGCCATCCGCCGGCAGGACTTCACCGAGGACTTCGCCTTCGTCACCCTGTCGGGCCTGTTCACGAAAAATCGTAAGCGGGCCACGCTGCCCATCCCGCCGGGGCTGCGGGAAGTCCTGGCCGAGTACGCGGCGAAGCTCGCCCCGGATGAGTTCCTCTGGCCGTGCGGGTGGAAGCAGAACGAGAAGCGGGAGTGGGTGCCTGACGGCTGGATCAAGGATGGCAGGGCGGGCGACTTCCTGCGGGCGGACGCCGCCCTGGTCGGCATCGTCATCGGGCGGAAGGGCAAGGAGGCGAACGGCGGGCGGGTGCTCGACTTCCACTCGTTCCGGCACACCTACATCAGCAACCTGGAGCGGGCGGACGTGACGGACGGGCTGCGTGGCCAACTGTCGCGGGCGACGGCCCAGGTCGTCGAGCGGTACACGCACCGGGAGCTTGGCCGCCTGGCGGAAGTGGCCCAGCGGCTGCCCACGCCGGACCTGTCCGCCCTCAAGAATAAGCCCGCATAG
- a CDS encoding helix-turn-helix transcriptional regulator has translation MLTFAVRRRDPEAMPDWLADVDVAVRLGIDRATVWKWLDAGLLPEPKRVGVIRLANGQKRSRTTRWLRADIDLFVVCGDMTTFRRVKAQRDRDSK, from the coding sequence ATGCTGACCTTCGCAGTACGACGACGTGACCCCGAGGCCATGCCCGACTGGTTGGCCGACGTGGACGTGGCGGTCCGCTTGGGCATCGACCGGGCGACCGTCTGGAAGTGGCTCGACGCCGGGTTGCTACCCGAGCCGAAAAGGGTCGGGGTCATCCGCCTCGCCAACGGCCAGAAGCGGTCGCGTACCACCCGCTGGTTGCGGGCGGACATCGATCTGTTCGTCGTCTGCGGCGACATGACCACGTTCCGCCGCGTCAAGGCTCAACGCGACCGCGACTCGAAGTAA